A section of the Mycobacterium sp. 3519A genome encodes:
- the glf gene encoding UDP-galactopyranose mutase, which translates to MTSPDSRDPSLQPSGARFDLFVVGSGFFGLTIAERVATQLNKRVLVVDRRPHIGGNAYSEPEPQTGIEVHKYGAHLFHTSNQRVWDYVRQFTDFTGYQHRVFAMHNGQAYQFPMGLGLVSQFFGKYYSPDAARQLIKEQAAEIKTEDAQNFEEKAISLVGRPLYEAFLKHYTAKQWQTDPKELPASTITRLPVRYTFDNRYFNDTYEGLPAEGYTAWLQNMAADDRIEVRLNTDWFDVRDSLRQKAPSAPVVYTGPLDRYFDYAEGRLGWRTLDFEVEVLDTGDFQGTPVMNYNDADVPYTRIHEFRHFHPERDYPTDKTVIMREFSRFAGDEDEPYYPINTETDRAVLAAYRARAKAETASSKVLFGGRLGTYQYLDMHMAIASALNMYDNTLAPHLRDGAPLTDNGTESNSA; encoded by the coding sequence ATGACTTCGCCTGATTCCCGGGACCCTTCGCTCCAGCCTTCTGGAGCCCGATTCGATCTTTTCGTCGTCGGTTCAGGATTCTTCGGCCTGACGATTGCCGAGCGCGTGGCGACCCAGTTGAACAAACGCGTTCTCGTCGTCGACCGGCGCCCGCACATCGGCGGCAACGCCTACTCCGAACCCGAACCGCAAACCGGCATCGAGGTGCACAAGTACGGGGCACACCTGTTTCACACGTCCAACCAGCGGGTGTGGGACTACGTGCGTCAGTTCACGGATTTCACCGGCTATCAGCACCGGGTGTTCGCGATGCACAACGGGCAGGCCTACCAGTTCCCGATGGGCCTCGGCCTCGTGTCGCAGTTCTTCGGCAAGTACTACTCGCCCGACGCGGCCCGCCAGCTGATCAAGGAGCAGGCGGCCGAGATCAAGACCGAGGACGCGCAGAACTTCGAGGAGAAGGCCATCTCGCTGGTCGGCCGGCCGCTGTACGAGGCTTTCCTTAAGCATTACACCGCCAAGCAATGGCAGACCGACCCGAAGGAACTGCCCGCCTCCACCATCACCCGGCTGCCGGTGCGCTACACCTTCGACAACCGCTACTTCAACGACACCTACGAAGGTCTGCCCGCCGAGGGGTACACCGCGTGGCTGCAGAACATGGCCGCCGACGACCGTATCGAGGTGCGGCTGAACACCGACTGGTTCGACGTCCGCGACTCGCTGCGTCAAAAGGCCCCGTCGGCTCCGGTTGTTTATACCGGACCGCTGGACCGGTACTTCGACTACGCCGAGGGTCGGTTGGGTTGGCGCACATTGGATTTCGAGGTTGAAGTGCTCGACACCGGAGATTTCCAGGGCACCCCGGTGATGAACTACAACGACGCCGACGTGCCCTATACGCGGATCCACGAGTTCCGCCACTTCCACCCCGAGCGGGATTACCCGACCGACAAGACGGTGATCATGCGGGAGTTCAGCAGGTTCGCAGGCGACGAAGACGAGCCGTACTACCCGATCAACACCGAAACCGACCGTGCGGTGCTGGCCGCCTACCGTGCGCGGGCAAAGGCCGAGACGGCATCATCGAAGGTGTTGTTCGGCGGCCGGTTGGGCACCTATCAGTACCTCGACATGCACATGGCCATCGCCAGCGCGCTGAACATGTACGACAACACGCTCGCGCCGCACCTGCGTGACGGCGCGCCACTGACCGACAATGGCACAGAAAGCAACAGCGCATGA